From one Malus sylvestris chromosome 1, drMalSylv7.2, whole genome shotgun sequence genomic stretch:
- the LOC126629405 gene encoding pentatricopeptide repeat-containing protein At4g38010: MNSTKWVLLDMINKCSGFRSFKKIHAQILASGLASNDLVASSVVGFLGKSVTSVDYACDFLKQVDWRESSFPFNLLISGCASGDAPRAAFLAFRRIVRDGFSPDMFTVPAVMKSCVKFSGKGEGRQVHGVVVKMGFQCDVYVQNSLVHFYSVCGDCGGAVKVFDEMPERDVVSWTGLISGHVKSGLFDEAMSLFSRMDVKPNVATFVSVLVACGRMGYLSVGKVIHGLIFKRSLGTDLVVGNAVLDMYVKCESLCDAKKFFDELPERDIVSWTSMISGLVQCKRARESLELFHDMQSLGIEPDKIILASVLSACASLGALDYGRWVHEYIDRKGIQWDVHIGTSLIDMYAKSGCIQMALQTFDELHCGNVSTWNALLGGLAMHGHGHEALKKFEEMTRSGPRPNAVTFLAILTACCHAGLVDAGRRYFYQMISQPYNLSPLLEHYGCMVDLLCRAGLLGEARELINTMPMQPDVLIWGALLSACKAVGDVELSQEILDALLKLKSQDSGAYVLLSNIYATNRRWGDVIRVRKLMKRKGIQKSPGSSVIQVDGKAHEFVVGGTSHPRKDDIHILLNILAKQVYIEGFFPIHS, encoded by the coding sequence ATGAATTCTACGAAATGGGTTCTCTTAGATATGATCAATAAATGCAGTGGCTTCCGGAGTTTCAAGAAAATCCATGCACAGATTTTAGCTTCTGGGCTAGCTTCCAATGACTTGGTTGCAAGCAGCGTGGTTGGATTTCTCGGAAAATCAGTTACTTCTGTTGATTACGCTTGTGATTTTTTGAAACAAGTTGATTGGCGCGAGAGCTCGTTTCCGTTCAACTTGTTGATCTCCGGCTGTGCGAGCGGAGACGCGCCGCGGGCGGCCTTTTTGGCATTTAGAAGGATAGTGAGAGATGGGTTTTCACCGGATATGTTTACCGTCCCGGCGGTTATGAAATCTTGTGTGAAGTTTTCGGGGAAGGGAGAGGGCAGGCAGGTTCATGGGGTGGTTGTGAAGATGGGTTTTCAATGTGATGTTTATGTGCAGAACTCGCTGGTACATTTCTATAGCGTTTGTGGGGATTGTGGTGGTGCGGTCAAGGTGTTTGATGAGATGCCTGAGAGAGATGTGGTGTCTTGGACTGGCCTGATATCCGGGCATGTGAAGTCGGGATTGTTTGATGAGGCTATGTCTTTGTTTTCGAGGATGGATGTGAAGCCGAATGTGGCAACATTTGTTAGTGTGCTTGTGGCTTGCGGGCGGATGGGGTATTTGAGTGTGGGGAAGGTGATTCATGGATTGATCTTTAAGCGTTCGTTGGGGACAGATTTGGTGGTAGGCAATGCTGTCTTGGATATGTATGTTAAGTGTGAGAGTTTATGCGATGCAAAGAAATTTTTTGATGAGCTTCCTGAAAGGGATATTGTATCTTGGACGAGCATGATAAGTGGATTGGTGCAGTGTAAACGTGCAAGAGAGTCATTAGAGTTGTTCCACGATATGCAAAGTTTAGGCATCGAGCCTGATAAAATTATACTTGCCAGTGTGCTTTCGGCTTGTGCCAGTCTTGGGGCTCTTGATTATGGAAGATGGGTGCATGAGTATATTGATCGTAAGGGTATCCAGTGGGATGTCCATATTGGAACATCTCTGATAGACATGTATGCGAAGTCTGGCTGTATACAGATGGCATTGCAGACTTTCGACGAATTGCATTGTGGGAATGTCTCTACATGGAACGCATTGTTAGGTGGTTTAGCAATGCACGGACATGGGCACGAAGCGCtgaaaaaatttgaagaaatgacTCGGTCTGGACCTAGACCAAATGCAGTGACATTTCTAGCCATTTTGACTGCCTGCTGCCATGCTGGTTTGGTTGATGCAGGCCGTCGCTACTTTTATCAGATGATAAGCCAACCTTACAATCTTTCCCCATTGTTAGAACACTATGGATGCATGGTTGATCTGCTCTGTAGGGCTGGACTCCTGGGTGAAGCTCGGGAGTTGATAAACACAATGCCCATGCAACCCGATGTGCTGATATGGGGAGCTCTCCTGAGTGCTTGCAAGGCCGTAGGTGACGTTGAGCTCTCCCAAGAAATATTAGACGCTCTCCTGAAACTTAAGTCGCAAGATAGCGGGGCTTACGTGCTTCTATCAAACATATATGCAACAAATAGAAGATGGGGGGATGTAATAAGGGTAAGGAAGTTGATGAAGAGGAAAGGAATACAGAAGTCCCCCGGATCGAGTGTTATACAGGTCGATGGTAAGGCTCATGAATTTGTAGTTGGAGGTACCAGCCACCCTCGAAAGGACGATATCCATATACTATTGAATATCCTTGCTAAACAAGTCTATATTGAAGGGTTTTTTCCCATCCATTCCTGA
- the LOC126629395 gene encoding molybdenum cofactor sulfurase → MQSPCWKEVTEVCLSGCCPNPLQKLSAHHHRTMSNSGSTSAACRRDFAATTSSSIFPNTVFTNHECLPSLHESFADFTNVYPKYHETAEVDRIRAKEYYHLSQSNHTCLDYIGIGLFSSSQLHNHESSSQVRSDFPFFSLSYKTGSLKTQLLHGGQESELESAMRNRIMDFLNISENDYSMVFTANRTSAFKLVAESYPFKTSRKLLTVYDYESEAVEGMINSSEKRGAKVMSAEFSWPRLRIQSAKLRKMVVSKRKKKKKRGLFMFPVHSRITGSRYPYIWMTMAQENGWHVLVDACALGPKDMDSFGLSLFQPDFLISSFYKICGENPSGFACLFVKKSAVSVLEVSTSTGIVNLVPAKQLLQIAGDSSGTDTELEQISRLGMQLDALGTASSFSGLISNQSTPTRRLKQERPERAEEAANWEEIEISSEKDENSRSSGNGNLEVVCRGLDQVDSLGLMVITNRARYLINWLVSSLRKLNHPNSKGIPLVKIYGPKIKFDRGPALAFNVYDWNGEKVEPVLVQKLADRNNISLSYGFLHHIWFSDKYAEEKGRILEKRESGAKGMDANKSKAKPDLGITVVTAALGFLANFEDVYRLWAFVAQFLDADFVEKERWRYTALNQKTVEV, encoded by the coding sequence GAGGTCACAGAAGTATGCCTCAGTGGCTGCTGCCCCAACCCGTTACAGAAGCTGTCAGCGCATCACCACCGCACCATGTCCAATTCCGGAAGCACTTCTGCAGCTTGTCGCCGCGACTTTGCAGCCACGACTTCATCATCCATATTCCCAAACACCGTGTTCACCAACCACGAGTGTCTCCCGTCTTTGCACGAGTCCTTCGCTGACTTCACCAACGTTTATCCCAAATACCATGAGACTGCGGAAGTTGATCGGATACGAGCTAAAGAGTACTACCATCTCTCACAGTCAAACCATACCTGCCTTGATTATATTGGCATCGGCCTCTTCTCCTCTTCTCAGCTGCACAATCACGAATCCTCTTCTCAAGTGAGGTCGGATTTCCCCTTCTTTAGTTTGTCGTACAAGACAGGGAGTTTGAAGACGCAGCTGCTTCATGGCGGCCAGGAATCAGAGCTGGAATCTGCAATGAGAAACAGGATTATGGATTTTCTTAACATATCGGAAAATGATTACAGCATGGTTTTCACTGCCAACAGAACATCGGCTTTTAAACTTGTGGCGGAATCTTACCCGTTCAAGACCAGTAGGAAGCTGCTGACGGTGTATGATTACGAGAGTGAGGCAGTGGAAGGGATGATTAACAGCTCCGAAAAGAGAGGAGCCAAAGTCATGTCGGCGGAGTTTTCGTGGCCCCGGCTGAGGATTCAGTCGGCCAAGTTGAGGAAGATGGTCGTaagcaagaggaagaagaagaagaaaagggggCTTTTCATGTTTCCGGTACATTCTAGGATAACAGGCTCCAGGTATCCTTACATATGGATGACCATGGCGCAGGAGAACGGGTGGCACGTCTTGGTTGATGCTTGTGCATTAGGACCAAAAGATATGGACAGCTTCggcctctctctctttcaaccCGATTTCCTCATTTCTTCCTTCTACAAGATTTGTGGGGAAAACCCTTCAGGCTTTGCATGCCTCTTTGTCAAGAAATCTGCTGTTTCGGTCCTAGAAGTTTCCACGAGCACAGGAATTGTAAATCTTGTCCCGGCAAAGCAATTGCTTCAAATAGCAGGGGATTCTTCCGGTACCGACACAGAGCTTGAGCAGATATCCAGACTTGGCATGCAGCTAGATGCATTAGGCACGGCAAGTTCTTTCTCCGGTCTGATATCCAATCAGTCAACACCGACAAGAAGATTGAAGCAAGAACGGCCTGAGAGAGCTGAAGAAGCTGCAAACTGGGAAGAAATCGAAATATCTTCAGAGAAGGACGAGAATTCCAGAAGCAGCGGTAATGGGAACCTAGAGGTTGTATGCAGGGGACTGGATCAAGTGGATTCACTGGGGCTAATGGTGATCACTAACAGGGCAAGGTACCTGATCAATTGGCTGGTGAGCTCATTGAGAAAGCTTAATCATCCTAACAGCAAGGGAATTCCTTTGGTAAAAATCTATGGGCCAAAGATCAAATTCGATAGGGGACCAGCTCTGGCATTCAATGTATATGATTGGAATGGAGAGAAGGTAGAGCCTGTTCTCGTACAGAAACTTGCCGACAGGAACAATATTTCTCTTAGCTATGGATTCTTACACCACATCTGGTTCTCGGATAAGTATGCTGAAGAGAAAGGGAGAATCctagagaaaagagaaagcgGAGCGAAGGGAATGGATGCTAACAAGTCCAAGGCGAAACCTGATCTAGGAATTACCGTGGTTACAGCTGCACTCGGATTCTTGGCCAACTTTGAAGACGTATACAGGCTGTGGGCATTTGTTGCACAGTTCCTGGATGCAGACTTTGTGGAGAAGGAGAGATGGAGATATACAGCTCTTAATCAGAAAACAGTTGAAGTTTAA